The proteins below come from a single Triplophysa rosa linkage group LG12, Trosa_1v2, whole genome shotgun sequence genomic window:
- the st14a gene encoding ST14 transmembrane serine protease matriptase a — translation MDPMDGGMRYTPGSSKRDWDQAVTFLPASNNKKLEKKKNPGKVGIIVGLVILAAVLALIIGLLVWHFHFRQDLRIPKIFTGSFRITNEPFVDALENSESPEFKRLAAKVNAELKTMYSESSKLAKYYVGSNVQAFSEGSVIAYYESEFGVPVGQEGTVDQAISSLSEKYNNKLLGRFTKSPGTLQFDTVVASALDTRMFSKARPTRKESRHLQGFTEEIITSPGFPNTPYPPNTISQWKLRGDPGYVLKLAFDSFRLESNCENDFVRVYDSLVAVDKHLMAEKCGLYSPSDPLVFISSRNVMLVTLVTNDNGNFPGFRGRVTQIRRDSEELRCGGKLTGSSGAFTSPNYPNYYSPNTTCQWDIEVPIGKFIKLKFSKFLVSTGVQDSCPGDYVQVGKNKFCGQQPANTMINSNKMTVMFYSDSSRVDRGFNATYDAFEPTDPCPDHFKCNNNRCISKSFQCDGWDDCRDGSDERNCECISNMIQCKNGLCKPMFWQCDGIDDCGDKTDELNCGCKAGEFKCNTDKCISEKLKCDGRPDCKDGSDEEGCARDMTCTVSTFSCGNGKCITKQNAQCDGQDDCGDSSDEANCKCGKKAFKSSRIVGGQDAVEGEFPWLVSLHIKNMGHVCGGSIINERWLVTAAHCVQDDGKFKYSQPGAWEAYLGLHTQKSKQTATRRNIKQVIAHPSYNPYTYDYDIAVMELESPVTYSDTIRPICLPSAADVFPAGSTVTVSGWGAIREGGTGANVLQKVSVRVINATVCNKLMNGQVTSRMTCAGILTGQMDACQGDSGGPMIFTINDRMYLAGVVSWGDGCARKDKPGLYTTVPKFRGWIKEKTGV, via the exons ATGGACCCTATGGATGGAGGAATGCGTTACACTCCCGGTTCGTCG AAAAGAGACTGGGACCAAGCCGTCACGTTCCTGCCTGcgtcaaacaataaaaaactagAGAAGAAAAAGAACCCGGGGAAGGTGGGGATCATCGTAGGTCTGGTGATTCTGGCGGCTGTTTTGGCGTTGATCATAGGGCTGTTGGTCTGGCATTTCCACT TCCGACAGGATTTGAGGATACCAAAGATTTTCACCGGCTCCTTCAGGATTACCAATGAGCCTTTTGTGGACGCATTGGAAAACTCGGAGAGCCCGGAGTTTAAGAGATTGGCAGCAAAAGTCAACGCTGAA CTGAAAACAATGTATTCCGAGTCTTCAAAACTGGCCAAATATTATGTTGGTTCCAACGTGCAAGCCTTCAG tgaGGGCAGTGTAATAGCTTACTATGAGTCAGAGTTTGGTGTTCCAGTGGGACAGGAAGGAACGGTGGATCAGGCCATAAGCAGTTTGAGTGAAAAGTACAACAATAAACTACTGGGTCGTTTCACGAAAAGTCCAGGGACCCTGCAGTTTGACACCGTCGTGGCCTCAG CCCTCGACACGCGCATGTTTTCAAAAGCCAGAC CAACTAGAAAAGAGTCTCGGCATCTCCAGGGTTTTACTGAAGAGATCATTACATCTCCAGGATTCCCTAACACCCCGTATCCCCCCAACACGATATCTCAGTGGAAGCTTCGAGGCGACCCGGGCTACGTCCTCAAGCTGGCTTTTGACAGCTTCAGACTAGAGTCAAATTGTGAGAATGATTTTGTGAGAGTGTATGATTCACTGGTCGCCGTGGACAAACATCTGATGGCAGA GAAATGTGGCTTGTATTCCCCCAGCGACCCCTTAGTCTTCATCTCATCCCGGAACGTCATGCTTGTCACCTTGGTGACCAATGATAACGGGAATTTTCCCGGCTTCAGAGGGCGCGTCACTCAGATTAGGCGAGATAGCGAAG AGCTCAGGTGTGGAGGTAAATTGACTGGCTCCTCCGGTGCGTTCACATCACCAAACTATCCCAATTATTACTCGCCTAACACCACTTGTCAGTGGGACATCGAG GTTCCCATTGGGAAATTCATCAAGCTGAAATTCTCAAAGTTCTTGGTGTCTACGGGGGTACAGGATTCTTGCCCAGGAGATTATGTACAGGTTGGTAAGAA taAATTTTGTGGACAGCAGCCAGCTAACACAATGATCAACAGTAACAAGATGACCGTTATGTTCTACTCCGATTCCTCACGTGTAGATCGAGGATTTAATGCCACGTATGATGCCTTTGAGCCCACCGATC CCTGCCCGGATCATTTCAAGTGTAACAACAATCGCTGTATCAGTAAATCTTTCCAGTGCGATGGCTGGGACGATTGCAGAGACGGCAGCGACGAGAGAAACTGCG AATGCATCTCCAACATGATCCAATGCAAAAATGGCTTATGTAAGCCCATGTTCTGGCAGTGTGACGGCATAGATGACTGTGGAGATAAAACAGATGAACTTAATTGTG GATGTAAGGCTGGAGAGTTTAAGTGTAATACGGACAAGTGCATCTCAGAGAAGCTGAAGTGTGACGGCCGTCCCGACTGTAAAGATGGATCGGATGAGGAGGGCTGTGCAAGAG ACATGACCTGTACCGTCTCAACGTTTTCGTGCGGCAACGGCAAATGTATCACCAAACAGAACGCCCAGTGCGACGGGCAAGACGACTGTGGCGATTCATCGGACGAGGCCAACTGCA AATGTGGAAAGAAAGCATTCAAGTCATCTCGTATTGTGGGTGGACAGGACGCAGTGGAGGGCGAGTTCCCATGGCTTGTCAGCCTTCACATTAAGAACATGGGGCACGTTTGTGGCGGGTCAATAATCAATGAACGCTGGCTCGTAACGGCTGCCCACTGCGTGCAGGACGACGGCAAATTTAA GTATTCTCAACCGGGCGCATGGGAGGCGTATCTAGGTCTCCACACACAGAAATCGAAACAGACCGCAACAAGAAGAAACATCAAACAAGTCATTGCTCACCCGTCCTACAACCCCTACACGTATGACTATGACATCGCTGTAATGGAGCTGGAATCACCAGTGACCTACAGCGATACCATTCGGCCCATCTGCCTGCCTTCTGCTGCTGATGTTTTCCCTGCTGGCTCAACTGTCACCGTCTCTGGCTGGGGTGCCATACGAGAAGGGG GCACTGGAGCGAATGTGTTGCAGAAAGTATCAGTTCGGGTTATCAATGCCACGGTGTGTAATAAACTAATGAACGGTCAGGTAACATCTCGAATGACGTGCGCTGGCATTCTCACAGGACAAATGGATGCTTGCCAG ggtGACTCAGGTGGTCCTATGATCTTTACCATAAATGACCGGATGTACTTGGCTGGAGTTGTGAGCTGGGGTGACGGTTGTGCCCGTAAAGACAAGCCGGGCCTTTACACGACGGTTCCAAAGTTCCGGGGTTGGATCAAAGAGAAGACGGGAGTTTAA